Proteins encoded by one window of Canis lupus dingo isolate Sandy chromosome 10, ASM325472v2, whole genome shotgun sequence:
- the MAPK11 gene encoding mitogen-activated protein kinase 11 isoform X1, with product MSVFLTWLVEFVPQPHAGLWGEDPDPAPWVPGGAGRDLGWLGCVWEGGLESGCPLRNEAQRRGSPGAGLGLATWTVVHPRGPLKKAGALGAWPAPTPPPHSPTLQLGLRHTAAPEGGGEETVAPLPVADPRTENLPRAAPAQASEARECEPGAPGQVIGLLDVFTPATSIEDFSEVYLVTTLMGADLNNIVKCQALSDEHVQFLVYQLLRGLKYIHSAGIIHRDLKPSNVAVNEDCELRILDFGLARQADEEMTGYVATRWYRAPEIMLNWMHYNQTVDIWSVGCIMAELLQGKALFPGNDYIDQLKRIMEVVGTPSPEVLAKISSEHARTYIQSLPPMPQKDLRSIFHGANPLAVDLLGRMLVLDSDQRVSAADALAHAYFSQYHDPDDEPEAEPYDESVEAKERTVEEWKELTYQEVLSFKPAEPPQAPGSLEIEQ from the exons CTGACCTGGTTGGTGGAGTTTGTCCCCCAGCCTCATGCTGGATTGTGGGGAGAAGATCCAGATCCTGCCCCATGGGTCCCAGGCGGGGCaggcagggacctgggatggCTGGGATGTGTGTGGGAAGGGGGACTGGAGAGTGGGTGCCCCTTGAGGAACGAGGCACAGAGGAGAGGCTCCCCAGGTGCTGGACTCGGGCTGGCCACATGGACAGTGGTGCACCCGAGGGGCCCTCTGAAAAAGGCAGGGGCCCTGGGTGCAtggccagcccccaccccgccgcctcACTCACCCACCTTGCAGCTCGGCCTACGACACACGGCTGCGCCAGAAGGTGGCGGTGAAGAAACTGTCGCGCCCCTTCCAGTCGCTGATCCACGCACGGAGAACTTACCGCGAGCTGCGCCTGCTCAAGCATCTGAAGCACGAGAATGTGAGCCTGGAGCGCCGGGGCAG GTCATCGGGCTGCTGGACGTGTTCACGCCGGCCACCTCCATTGAGGACTTCAGCGAAGT GTACCTGGTGACCACCCTGATGGGCGCCGACCTGAACAACATCGTCAAGTGCCAGGCGCTGAGCGACGAACACGTCCAGTTCCTGGTTTACCAGTTGCTGCGCGGCCTGAAG TACATCCACTCCGCGGGGATCATCCACCGG gaCCTGAAGCCCAGCAACGTGGCCGTGAACGAGGACTGCGAGCTCAGG ATCCTGGACTTCGGGCTAGCCCGCCAGGCTGATGAGGAGATGACCGGCTACGTGGCCACGCGCTGGTACCGTGCACCTGAGATCATGCTCAACTGGATGCACTACAACCAGACGG TGGATATCTGGTCTGTGGGCTGTATCATGGCTGAGCTGCTCCAGGGAAAGGCCCTCTTCCCAGGAAATGACT ACATTGACCAACTGAAGCGGATCATGGAGGTGGTGGGCACGCCCAGCCCTGAGGTGCTGGCCAAGATCTCCTCGGAGCAT gcCCGGACATACATCCAGTCCCTGCCGCCCATGCCCCAGAAGGACCTCAGGAGCATCTTCCATGGAGCCAACCCCCTGG CTGTGGACCTCCTGGGAAGGATGCTGGTGCTCGACAGCGACCAGAGGGTCAGCGCGGCCGACGCCCTGGCCCATGCCTACTTCAGCCAGTACCATGACCCCGATGACGAGCCCGAGGCCGAGCCCTACGACGAGAGCGTGGAGGCCAAGGAGCGCACGGTGGAGGAGTGGAAGG
- the MAPK11 gene encoding mitogen-activated protein kinase 11 isoform X5: MGKSGSAYDTRLRQKVAVKKLSRPFQSLIHARRTYRELRLLKHLKHENVIGLLDVFTPATSIEDFSEVYLVTTLMGADLNNIVKCQALSDEHVQFLVYQLLRGLKYIHSAGIIHRDLKPSNVAVNEDCELRILDFGLARQADEEMTGYVATRWYRAPEIMLNWMHYNQTVDIWSVGCIMAELLQGKALFPGNDYIDQLKRIMEVVGTPSPEVLAKISSEHARTYIQSLPPMPQKDLRSIFHGANPLAVDLLGRMLVLDSDQRVSAADALAHAYFSQYHDPDDEPEAEPYDESVEAKERTVEEWKELTYQEVLSFKPAEPPQAPGSLEIEQ, encoded by the exons CTCGGCCTACGACACACGGCTGCGCCAGAAGGTGGCGGTGAAGAAACTGTCGCGCCCCTTCCAGTCGCTGATCCACGCACGGAGAACTTACCGCGAGCTGCGCCTGCTCAAGCATCTGAAGCACGAGAAT GTCATCGGGCTGCTGGACGTGTTCACGCCGGCCACCTCCATTGAGGACTTCAGCGAAGT GTACCTGGTGACCACCCTGATGGGCGCCGACCTGAACAACATCGTCAAGTGCCAGGCGCTGAGCGACGAACACGTCCAGTTCCTGGTTTACCAGTTGCTGCGCGGCCTGAAG TACATCCACTCCGCGGGGATCATCCACCGG gaCCTGAAGCCCAGCAACGTGGCCGTGAACGAGGACTGCGAGCTCAGG ATCCTGGACTTCGGGCTAGCCCGCCAGGCTGATGAGGAGATGACCGGCTACGTGGCCACGCGCTGGTACCGTGCACCTGAGATCATGCTCAACTGGATGCACTACAACCAGACGG TGGATATCTGGTCTGTGGGCTGTATCATGGCTGAGCTGCTCCAGGGAAAGGCCCTCTTCCCAGGAAATGACT ACATTGACCAACTGAAGCGGATCATGGAGGTGGTGGGCACGCCCAGCCCTGAGGTGCTGGCCAAGATCTCCTCGGAGCAT gcCCGGACATACATCCAGTCCCTGCCGCCCATGCCCCAGAAGGACCTCAGGAGCATCTTCCATGGAGCCAACCCCCTGG CTGTGGACCTCCTGGGAAGGATGCTGGTGCTCGACAGCGACCAGAGGGTCAGCGCGGCCGACGCCCTGGCCCATGCCTACTTCAGCCAGTACCATGACCCCGATGACGAGCCCGAGGCCGAGCCCTACGACGAGAGCGTGGAGGCCAAGGAGCGCACGGTGGAGGAGTGGAAGG